The genomic window AATCGGCCTCGATTTTGGCATAAAGTTTAACGCAAAGGCAGGCGCCGTGTTTGCTTCTGTTGACAGCGAGGCAACCTTTAAAGTTTCTCTTAAGTGGAAAAACAAAAAAGAGGGCTAACCGATGTCTCGCTCTGAAAGAGAAAATTTTATTGTACGCATCCTAGATCAGAACAATAAACCGGTAGGGGCAGGGTTTCTGATCTCTCCCCGGCACGTTCTTACCTGTTCCCATGTCATCTCGAAACTTGACGAAGAGATAACCCTTGATTTTCCCTTGCTGTCAACACAAAAATACAAAGCCTGCATCAAGGTTCAATTTTCACCGAAAGAGTCGGCTTGCCCTGATGATATCGAAGATATCGCCGTGCTGGAATTCCTGTTAAATCAGGAATTGCCAAATGACGTCTCTTTTGCAACGGTGAGTGATATTCGTGACTTGTATGATCATCCTGTGAATGTATGCGGATTTCCGGAAGGCAATGACGGAGGCAGCTGGGTAGATGGCAAACTCAGGGGGGGGGTACGGCTCAGGGCTGGATACAGTTTGATCAGGAGATGCATGCAAAGTGCGTAAAACACGGGTTTAGCGGCACGGCAGTGTGGAATAAGGAAATAAAGGCAGTTGTGGGCATGGTCGTCAGTATAGACACCAGCGATAATAGAACAACTACTTACATGATACCGGCTTCTCAACTGATCAAAGCATGGCCGGAGCTTGGCAAACAAAGAAAAGCCGGGGATCATGCCAAAGTTGACTCTGAGCGAAGACCACGGGAGTCTTTCAT from Candidatus Brocadia sp. includes these protein-coding regions:
- a CDS encoding serine protease, producing MSRSERENFIVRILDQNNKPVGAGFLISPRHVLTCSHVISKLDEEITLDFPLLSTQKYKACIKVQFSPKESACPDDIEDIAVLEFLLNQELPNDVSFATVSDIRDLYDHPVNVCGFPEGNDGGSWVDGKLRGGVRLRAGYSLIRRCMQSA